A genomic stretch from Nocardia wallacei includes:
- a CDS encoding SDR family oxidoreductase gives MECVVFGATGYIGGRLVPELVAAGHTVRALVRSPGKLDEVPWRDQVEIIRGDVTVAADVRRAMAGQEIVYYLVHSLTRSDFDTVDREAAELVARTAADAGVRRIVYLGGIVPAGQRLSRHLASRAEVGRVLAAGPVPVVVLRAAVIIGSGSASFEMLRYLTERLPAMVTPRWVHNAIQPIAVRDVLYYLTRAAEVSGRFEGNFDIGGPDVLTYAGMMRGYAAVAGLPRRLIVPVPVLTPWLSAQWVNLVTPVPRSIAVPLMESLVNDVVCADHRIAEYIPDPPRGPTSYCRAVELALRRIRELDVPTRWSDANLPDAASDSLPTDPEWSGGSMYQDVRERDTCADPGTVWTVIEAIGGANGWYSFPLAWSLRGWIDRLVGGVGLVRGRRDPERLREGDALDWWRVERVDRPRLLRLRAEMLLPGRAWLELSVTPEGGGARYRQRALFQPHGLAGHLYWQAIAPFHAAIFGGMARNITVTAEAAAHSAEVVRRDRRDGRRHMPKWVRRTASTASAGPVTSTCAARRRPNR, from the coding sequence ATGGAGTGCGTTGTCTTCGGTGCGACGGGCTATATCGGCGGGCGCCTGGTTCCCGAGTTGGTGGCAGCCGGGCATACCGTCCGGGCTCTCGTGCGCAGTCCTGGCAAACTGGACGAGGTGCCGTGGCGCGACCAGGTCGAGATCATCCGCGGTGACGTCACGGTCGCCGCGGACGTACGGCGCGCCATGGCCGGGCAGGAGATCGTCTATTACCTGGTGCATTCGCTGACACGATCGGATTTCGACACCGTCGACCGCGAGGCGGCGGAACTGGTGGCACGGACGGCAGCGGATGCGGGAGTGCGGCGGATCGTGTATCTGGGCGGGATCGTGCCGGCGGGGCAGCGGTTGTCGCGGCACCTGGCCTCGCGCGCCGAGGTCGGGCGTGTGCTCGCGGCCGGGCCGGTGCCGGTCGTGGTGCTGCGCGCCGCGGTGATCATCGGCTCGGGGTCGGCGAGTTTCGAGATGCTGCGGTACCTCACCGAGCGCCTGCCGGCGATGGTGACACCGCGTTGGGTGCACAACGCCATCCAGCCGATCGCCGTGCGGGACGTCCTCTACTACTTGACTCGTGCCGCCGAGGTATCGGGGCGGTTCGAGGGGAACTTCGACATCGGTGGCCCGGACGTGCTGACCTACGCGGGGATGATGCGTGGCTATGCGGCCGTAGCGGGCCTGCCCCGTCGGCTGATCGTTCCCGTTCCGGTGCTGACCCCGTGGCTGTCCGCGCAGTGGGTGAACCTGGTGACGCCGGTGCCCCGATCGATCGCGGTACCGCTGATGGAGTCGCTCGTCAACGACGTCGTCTGCGCGGATCACCGGATCGCGGAGTACATTCCGGACCCGCCCCGCGGACCGACATCGTACTGCCGTGCGGTGGAATTGGCGTTGCGGCGCATTCGCGAACTCGACGTGCCGACTCGCTGGTCGGACGCGAATTTGCCCGATGCGGCGTCGGATTCACTGCCGACCGATCCGGAGTGGTCGGGCGGATCCATGTACCAGGATGTGCGCGAACGAGATACGTGTGCCGACCCCGGAACGGTGTGGACCGTGATCGAGGCGATCGGTGGTGCGAACGGGTGGTATTCGTTCCCGCTGGCGTGGTCGTTGCGTGGTTGGATCGACCGCCTCGTCGGCGGAGTCGGGCTGGTGCGTGGCCGGCGCGACCCGGAACGCCTGCGGGAGGGCGACGCCCTGGATTGGTGGCGGGTCGAACGAGTCGACCGCCCCCGCCTGCTGCGCCTGCGCGCCGAGATGCTCCTGCCCGGCCGAGCGTGGCTGGAACTGTCCGTCACGCCGGAGGGTGGCGGCGCGCGTTACCGTCAACGTGCGCTCTTTCAACCCCACGGCCTGGCTGGTCATCTCTACTGGCAGGCCATCGCGCCCTTCCATGCCGCCATCTTCGGCGGTATGGCTCGCAACATCACCGTCACAGCCGAGGCGGCCGCTCACTCGGCCGAAGTTGTCCGGCGCGATCGACGGGACGGCAGGCGTCACATGCCGAAGTGGGTGCGGCGGACGGCGTCGACCGCGTCGGCGGGGCCGGTCACCTCCACCTGCGCGGCGCGGCGGCGGCCGAACAGGTAG
- a CDS encoding DNA topoisomerase IB has protein sequence MRLRRSAPYGRGVRRVRRGRGFSYVDDDGAPVLDAETTGRIEDLAIPPAWRKVWICPHPNGHIQAVGVDAAGRRQYLYHEQWRRERDEEKFDRVLDMAAKLPGLREQVSSDLRRTGLVRPRVEAVALGLLDRGVFRVGGEEYAEEHGTRGVATLLREQVRVSGSEMLFDYVAKGGLRRRVRIVEPDLARAVRALRRNRCPSGRLLVYRDGDRLRELHSDDINARFKELVGNEHSAKDFRTWQATVLAAAALAATELPSSRRRRTSAVREVMTEVAEALGNTPTVARNSYVDPRVIEAWERGETVAAALRRSRRARTDDDRQAAVERAVLRLLRAAARAH, from the coding sequence ATGCGGTTGCGGCGCAGTGCACCGTACGGCCGCGGCGTGCGCCGGGTGCGGCGCGGCCGGGGCTTCTCCTATGTGGACGACGACGGCGCGCCGGTCCTCGACGCCGAAACCACCGGGCGCATCGAGGATCTGGCCATTCCGCCCGCCTGGCGGAAGGTGTGGATCTGCCCGCATCCCAACGGTCACATCCAGGCCGTGGGCGTGGACGCGGCGGGCCGGCGGCAGTACCTCTACCACGAGCAGTGGCGCCGTGAGCGGGACGAGGAGAAGTTCGACCGCGTGCTCGACATGGCCGCGAAGCTGCCCGGCCTGCGCGAACAGGTGAGTAGCGACCTGCGCCGCACGGGGCTGGTCCGGCCGCGGGTGGAGGCCGTGGCGCTGGGACTGCTCGATCGCGGCGTGTTCCGGGTCGGCGGCGAGGAGTACGCGGAGGAGCACGGCACCCGCGGTGTCGCGACACTGCTGCGCGAACAGGTGCGGGTGTCCGGTTCGGAGATGCTGTTCGACTATGTCGCCAAGGGCGGCCTCCGCCGCCGGGTGCGCATCGTCGAACCCGACCTGGCGCGGGCCGTGCGCGCGCTGCGCCGCAATCGTTGCCCGAGCGGGCGGCTACTGGTGTATCGCGACGGCGACCGGCTGCGCGAACTGCACTCCGACGACATCAATGCCCGGTTCAAGGAACTGGTGGGAAACGAGCACAGCGCCAAGGACTTCCGCACCTGGCAGGCGACCGTGCTGGCCGCCGCCGCGCTCGCCGCGACCGAACTGCCGAGCTCCCGGCGCCGCCGCACCAGCGCCGTGCGCGAGGTCATGACCGAGGTCGCCGAGGCGCTCGGCAACACCCCCACCGTGGCCCGCAACTCCTATGTCGATCCCCGCGTGATCGAGGCGTGGGAGCGTGGCGAGACGGTCGCGGCGGCCCTGCGCCGATCTCGCCGCGCCCGCACCGACGACGACCGGCAGGCCGCCGTCGAACGGGCCGTGCTGCGGCTGCTCCGCGCCGCGGCTCGCGCCCACTGA
- the proP gene encoding glycine betaine/L-proline transporter ProP encodes MEQDSGRRSAREVLQALPRHVRVDAIRRLRRRGRPLALRDITVVDAGMLKRAVVAAALGNCMEWFDFGVYSYLAVVIGKVFFPEVGAGVQVLASFTTFAAAFLVRPLGGLYFGPLGDRIGRQKVLATTMLMMAASTFAIGFIPGYGTIGIAAPILLLICRMVQGFSTGGEYGGATTFIAEYSPDRRRGFLGSWLDFGTFVGYAAGSGLVTLLTATLGEDTLEAWAWRLPFLIAGPIGVIGLYVRLKLEDTPAYQEQLDAHDRELAEQEAGTSRSGEIAVIFTRHWRAMLICIGLVLLYNVTNYMVTAYLPTYLTESLHRSATYSDLLVLSAMGLVVLLITFVGRASDRFGRRPVFLAAAVAQVLLAYPCFVLIRQDGWALPLTGTLLLAALLAGFAGPSAATLPALFPTAVRYGAMGISFNIAVSAFGGTTPLVNAALVNGTGDLMVPAYYLIGSGLLGVLAALVLKESSLLPLKGSQPMVGTDEEAEELVNTSELALAELRAHGDR; translated from the coding sequence ATGGAACAGGACAGCGGACGCCGATCGGCACGTGAGGTCTTGCAGGCCCTGCCTCGTCACGTGCGCGTGGATGCCATCCGGCGCCTACGCCGCCGCGGCCGTCCGCTGGCGCTGCGGGACATCACGGTGGTCGACGCGGGCATGCTGAAACGTGCCGTGGTCGCCGCCGCGCTGGGAAACTGCATGGAGTGGTTCGACTTCGGCGTCTACAGCTATCTCGCGGTTGTCATCGGCAAGGTGTTCTTCCCGGAGGTCGGTGCGGGCGTGCAGGTGCTGGCCTCGTTCACCACCTTCGCCGCGGCGTTTCTGGTCCGGCCGCTGGGCGGGCTGTACTTCGGCCCGCTGGGTGACCGGATCGGCCGCCAGAAGGTGCTGGCCACCACCATGCTGATGATGGCCGCGAGCACCTTCGCGATCGGCTTCATCCCCGGCTACGGCACGATCGGCATCGCCGCGCCCATCCTGCTGCTGATCTGCCGGATGGTGCAGGGCTTCTCCACCGGCGGCGAATACGGCGGCGCGACCACCTTCATCGCCGAGTACTCGCCGGACCGCCGGCGTGGATTCCTCGGCAGCTGGCTGGATTTCGGCACCTTCGTCGGGTATGCCGCCGGTTCGGGCCTGGTCACCCTGCTCACCGCGACCCTCGGGGAGGACACCCTGGAGGCGTGGGCGTGGCGGCTGCCGTTCCTGATCGCCGGGCCGATCGGTGTCATCGGACTGTACGTCCGGCTGAAACTCGAGGACACTCCGGCCTATCAGGAGCAGTTGGACGCACACGATCGCGAGCTGGCCGAACAGGAGGCGGGCACCAGCCGGTCGGGCGAGATCGCGGTGATCTTCACCCGGCACTGGCGTGCCATGCTGATCTGCATCGGGCTGGTATTGCTCTACAACGTCACCAATTACATGGTCACGGCCTATCTGCCGACCTATCTGACCGAATCGCTGCACCGGTCCGCCACCTATTCCGACCTGCTGGTGCTCAGTGCGATGGGGCTGGTGGTGCTGCTGATCACCTTCGTGGGCCGCGCCAGCGACCGCTTCGGGCGGCGGCCGGTGTTCCTGGCCGCGGCCGTGGCCCAGGTGCTGCTGGCCTACCCGTGTTTCGTGCTGATCCGCCAGGATGGCTGGGCGCTGCCGCTGACGGGCACGCTGCTGCTGGCGGCGCTGCTGGCCGGTTTCGCCGGACCGAGCGCCGCCACGCTGCCCGCGCTCTTCCCGACCGCGGTGCGCTACGGCGCCATGGGGATCTCGTTCAACATCGCGGTCTCGGCGTTCGGCGGCACCACGCCACTTGTCAACGCCGCCTTGGTGAATGGCACGGGCGATCTGATGGTGCCCGCCTACTACCTGATCGGGTCCGGTCTTCTCGGCGTGCTGGCGGCGCTGGTGTTGAAGGAGTCGTCGCTGCTGCCGCTGAAGGGCTCGCAGCCGATGGTCGGCACCGACGAGGAGGCGGAGGAACTGGTGAACACCTCCGAGCTGGCCCTCGCGGAACTGCGTGCGCACGGCGACCGCTAG
- the crtI gene encoding phytoene desaturase family protein, which produces MRTTIGRSDHVVVVGAGLAGLSTALHLAGRGREVTVIEREAVPGGRAGRADIAGYRLDTGPTVLTMPDLIEDVFAAVGERMRDHLTLEPVDPAYRAHFADGRQLAVHADRDRMAAEVADFAGSAEVSGYLRLREWLIRLYRAEYDHFLATNFDSPLSMLTPALGRLVALGGLRRWDRAVSAHLADPSLRRVFTFQSLYAGVAPRQAMAAYAVIAYMDTVGGVYFPRGGMRALPDALAGAARSAGVRIRYRTTVSALDRRGSRVHAVETDAGERIACDAVVLTTDLPDSYRLLAHRSRRPLRLTAAPSAVVLHVGCARTPGTAHHSLLFGQAWEHTFRDLMRDGRVMRDPSLLVTRATAGDPALAPPGRDLLYVLAPTPNLSRAPINWDRYAPAYAQEILATVRHRLPGALPDAELLRVTTPADWARRGMPAGSPFALAHTFAQTGPFRPANLIRGLDNAVLAGGSTVPGVGIPPVLISGRLAADRITGHSSALPTPAR; this is translated from the coding sequence ATGCGCACGACCATCGGCCGATCCGACCACGTCGTCGTAGTCGGAGCCGGATTGGCCGGCCTGTCGACCGCGCTGCATCTGGCCGGCCGGGGCCGGGAGGTCACCGTGATCGAACGGGAGGCCGTGCCGGGCGGCCGGGCCGGACGCGCCGACATCGCGGGCTACCGCCTCGACACCGGGCCAACGGTGTTGACGATGCCGGACCTCATCGAAGATGTATTCGCCGCCGTCGGCGAGCGAATGCGAGATCACCTGACCCTGGAACCGGTCGATCCGGCGTACCGGGCCCACTTCGCCGACGGGCGACAGCTGGCGGTGCATGCCGACCGCGATCGCATGGCCGCCGAGGTCGCCGACTTCGCCGGAAGCGCCGAGGTATCCGGTTATCTTCGGTTGCGGGAGTGGCTGATTCGCCTCTACCGCGCGGAGTACGACCACTTCCTCGCCACGAACTTCGATTCGCCGTTGTCGATGCTGACTCCCGCGCTCGGGCGCTTGGTGGCACTGGGTGGCTTGCGCCGCTGGGATCGTGCCGTGTCCGCCCACCTCGCCGATCCCAGTCTGCGCCGGGTATTCACCTTTCAATCGCTGTACGCCGGGGTCGCCCCGAGGCAAGCGATGGCCGCCTACGCGGTCATCGCCTACATGGACACGGTCGGTGGCGTCTACTTCCCGCGCGGTGGCATGCGTGCGCTGCCGGACGCCCTGGCCGGCGCAGCGCGATCCGCCGGCGTCCGTATCCGGTACCGGACCACCGTCAGCGCACTGGACCGCCGCGGCTCCCGCGTCCATGCGGTCGAAACCGATGCGGGCGAACGGATCGCCTGCGACGCGGTGGTATTGACGACAGACCTACCCGACTCCTACCGCCTTCTGGCGCACCGGTCACGACGGCCGCTACGGCTCACGGCCGCACCCTCGGCGGTGGTCCTGCACGTCGGCTGCGCGCGTACGCCCGGCACGGCGCACCACTCGCTGCTGTTCGGACAGGCGTGGGAGCACACGTTCCGCGACCTCATGCGGGACGGACGTGTGATGCGGGACCCGTCGCTGCTCGTGACTCGCGCGACCGCCGGAGATCCGGCGCTCGCCCCGCCCGGCCGGGACCTGCTGTACGTGCTGGCGCCGACACCGAATCTTTCTCGCGCACCGATCAATTGGGACCGCTACGCCCCCGCCTACGCCCAGGAGATACTGGCCACCGTCCGCCACCGGCTCCCCGGCGCACTGCCCGACGCGGAGTTGCTGCGTGTCACGACACCGGCCGACTGGGCACGCCGCGGCATGCCGGCCGGTAGCCCCTTCGCCCTTGCCCATACCTTCGCCCAGACCGGACCCTTCCGGCCCGCCAACCTGATTCGCGGACTGGACAACGCCGTGCTGGCCGGTGGTTCGACGGTTCCGGGCGTCGGCATTCCGCCCGTCCTGATCTCCGGGCGGCTGGCCGCCGACCGGATCACCGGTCACAGCTCCGCCCTGCCCACTCCTGCCCGTTGA
- a CDS encoding polyprenyl synthetase family protein yields MRAHVLAELETFLTRNHIAPVRDIAVHDIARQYVGRGKCLRSTFMYLGWLCGADADAAALRAAAGLELVHAFALIQDDVMDAARLRRGEPAAHVRFAARHRRADLPGDAHRFGESAATLVGDICLVWAEKMLRDSGVDRTALDRVWPQYDAMRVELAVGQFADLLNDARAEPGLGAVLAVARAKSGNYTVRRPLEMGAAMAGCDERTRTALGRYGCVVGEAFQLRDDILGAFGTAEVTGKPGDTDLGQRKATTVVVAALELADAAARRELRTLLATPELDTAAVARLRTLIAATGAREHIEAMISDRTAEARRIVATACLPEPQRHLLDGMIRICTTREM; encoded by the coding sequence GTGCGGGCCCATGTCCTCGCCGAACTGGAGACGTTCCTGACCCGGAACCACATCGCTCCCGTCCGCGACATCGCCGTGCACGACATCGCGCGGCAGTATGTCGGCCGCGGAAAATGCCTGCGCTCGACTTTCATGTATCTGGGCTGGCTGTGCGGCGCCGACGCCGACGCGGCCGCTCTGCGCGCCGCCGCCGGCCTCGAACTGGTGCACGCGTTCGCACTGATACAGGACGACGTGATGGATGCGGCACGGCTACGACGCGGCGAGCCGGCCGCTCATGTGCGCTTCGCCGCCCGGCATCGGCGCGCGGATCTGCCCGGCGACGCGCACCGATTCGGCGAGTCCGCTGCCACACTGGTAGGCGACATCTGCCTGGTATGGGCGGAGAAGATGCTGCGCGACAGCGGGGTCGACCGCACCGCCCTGGATCGGGTGTGGCCGCAGTACGACGCCATGCGAGTCGAGTTGGCGGTCGGGCAGTTCGCCGACCTGCTCAACGACGCCCGCGCCGAACCGGGCCTCGGCGCGGTGCTCGCCGTAGCGCGGGCGAAATCGGGCAACTACACCGTGCGCCGACCGCTGGAGATGGGCGCCGCGATGGCAGGGTGCGACGAGCGGACACGCACGGCGCTGGGCCGATACGGATGCGTGGTGGGCGAGGCGTTCCAGCTCCGCGACGACATCCTCGGTGCCTTCGGCACCGCCGAGGTGACCGGTAAGCCCGGCGACACAGACCTGGGCCAGCGCAAGGCCACCACGGTGGTCGTCGCCGCCTTGGAGTTGGCCGACGCAGCGGCCCGGCGCGAACTGCGCACTCTGCTGGCCACGCCGGAGCTCGACACGGCCGCGGTCGCACGGCTGCGCACGCTCATCGCCGCGACCGGCGCTCGCGAGCACATCGAGGCAATGATCAGCGACCGCACTGCCGAGGCGCGGCGCATCGTCGCCACCGCCTGCCTGCCCGAGCCGCAGCGGCACCTGCTCGACGGCATGATCCGCATCTGCACCACCCGTGAAATGTGA
- a CDS encoding NAD-dependent epimerase/dehydratase family protein, with the protein MKIVITGATGNVGTALIRALAGTGDELVGIARRCPPSDREAHAPRYRGDSDPASTPDPAPVAPVDPDRYRVRGSSGDPASDPARCPPADRDPDTHVRWARGDRASMPEFGRRPPPDRDSDAHVPRAPGGRASTRELACGPPVDREPETHVRWVSCDIGDPASAPVLAAACAGADAVVHLAWAVHPRRDDPPMARTNAGGSARVLRAAAAAGVRQVVCASSAAAYRPGPRWQTVDEGAALGGVPGSAYSLGKVYLEAQLDEFERREPSIRVARIRPCGIGQAEAAGELAGWLLPPWLPRALIGRRWLPVPLWKDLRLQLVHADDVAAGVALILRRGASGAFNLAAEPVLPAAALADSYGGFRLPCPRRAALAVARASWRLGLQPLHPGWLVLADRARLVDATRARRDLGWSPRYDAAAVCAELAAAMRADRRGHSAALDPARLGVRLGRPTHQSQDPPP; encoded by the coding sequence ATGAAAATCGTGATCACCGGCGCGACCGGAAATGTCGGCACCGCCTTGATCCGCGCGCTGGCCGGAACAGGCGACGAACTCGTCGGTATCGCCCGTCGCTGCCCACCGTCGGATCGGGAAGCGCACGCGCCCCGGTACCGAGGCGACAGCGATCCGGCGTCCACGCCTGATCCGGCCCCCGTCGCACCCGTTGATCCCGACCGGTACCGAGTCCGCGGCAGTAGTGGCGATCCGGCGTCCGACCCGGCCCGCTGCCCGCCCGCCGATCGCGATCCGGACACGCACGTGCGGTGGGCCCGTGGTGATCGGGCGTCCATGCCCGAGTTCGGCCGCCGCCCGCCTCCCGATCGCGATTCGGATGCGCACGTGCCCCGAGCCCCTGGTGGTCGGGCCTCCACTCGCGAGCTTGCCTGCGGTCCGCCCGTGGATCGGGAGCCGGAGACGCATGTGCGCTGGGTCTCCTGCGATATCGGTGATCCGGCGTCGGCGCCCGTACTCGCCGCCGCCTGTGCGGGGGCGGACGCGGTGGTGCATCTGGCGTGGGCTGTGCATCCGCGTCGTGACGATCCGCCGATGGCTCGGACCAATGCCGGGGGCAGTGCGCGGGTGTTGCGGGCCGCGGCCGCGGCGGGGGTGCGGCAGGTGGTGTGTGCCTCGTCGGCTGCGGCCTATCGGCCGGGTCCGCGTTGGCAGACCGTCGATGAGGGAGCGGCGCTGGGTGGGGTGCCCGGCAGTGCCTACAGCCTGGGCAAGGTGTACCTCGAGGCGCAGCTGGACGAGTTCGAGCGGCGGGAGCCGTCGATCCGGGTCGCTCGCATCCGGCCGTGCGGGATCGGGCAGGCCGAGGCCGCCGGTGAGCTGGCCGGCTGGTTGCTGCCGCCGTGGCTGCCGCGCGCGCTCATCGGCCGCCGATGGCTGCCCGTCCCGCTGTGGAAAGACCTGCGGTTGCAGCTCGTTCATGCCGACGACGTCGCGGCGGGGGTGGCCCTCATCCTCCGCCGGGGAGCGTCGGGAGCGTTCAATCTGGCCGCCGAACCCGTGCTGCCGGCCGCGGCGCTGGCCGACTCGTACGGCGGATTCCGCCTGCCTTGTCCACGCCGGGCGGCCCTGGCGGTGGCGCGGGCGAGCTGGCGGCTGGGCCTGCAGCCGCTGCATCCGGGCTGGCTGGTTCTGGCCGACCGGGCCCGCCTGGTCGACGCGACGCGGGCCCGCCGGGACCTGGGCTGGTCGCCGCGATACGACGCCGCGGCCGTCTGCGCCGAACTCGCCGCCGCGATGCGGGCCGATCGGCGCGGGCATTCCGCCGCCCTCGACCCCGCGCGCCTGGGCGTGCGCCTCGGCCGGCCCACGCATCAGTCCCAGGACCCGCCGCCGTAA
- a CDS encoding aldehyde dehydrogenase family protein, whose product MTEIDNATRIERDSVTGDADLVTVLSTARAVQPAWASTPPAARAGALHAAAAALREHAGELAATLESETCRPAASGREGVLAGAGTLDQYAELGPVHRGKTLQGQWDATDFMIPQPRGVVLALTPWNDPVAIASGLLGAALVTGNTVVHKPSERCPRTGELFGRLLAEHFPHGVVQTVPGDGRVGAALAESPEVDVIAHVGGSRTGSSIAAAAARTGAKALLENGGNDPLLVDADVDPVWAAEQAALGAFANAGQICVSVERLYVHRDVAEEFLAALCDRAERWNLDPQPLVDERLRAEVHAQVREAVADGAKVLVGGEIPEGPGSVYPATVLTGCTPAMRALCEETFGPVAPVRVVPDFDTGLREACDGEYGLAATVLTGSLEHAQRAWRSLPVGTVKINAVFGGAPGGAAHPRRASGSGYGYGPELLDEMTTTKVVHLEPLPPRQ is encoded by the coding sequence ATGACCGAGATCGACAACGCGACCCGCATCGAGCGTGATTCGGTGACGGGCGACGCCGACCTGGTAACCGTCCTGAGCACCGCCCGCGCCGTGCAGCCGGCCTGGGCGAGCACACCCCCGGCCGCCCGGGCCGGGGCGCTGCACGCCGCGGCGGCCGCGCTGCGCGAACACGCGGGCGAACTCGCCGCCACCCTCGAGAGCGAGACCTGCCGCCCCGCCGCCTCGGGTCGCGAGGGCGTGCTGGCCGGTGCGGGCACCCTCGACCAGTACGCCGAGCTGGGGCCCGTGCATCGCGGGAAGACTCTGCAAGGCCAATGGGACGCAACGGATTTCATGATCCCGCAACCGCGCGGCGTGGTGCTGGCGCTGACGCCGTGGAACGATCCCGTCGCCATCGCCTCGGGACTGCTGGGCGCCGCTCTCGTGACCGGCAACACGGTGGTGCACAAGCCCAGCGAACGGTGCCCGCGCACGGGCGAGCTGTTCGGCAGGTTGCTCGCCGAGCACTTCCCGCACGGCGTGGTGCAGACCGTGCCCGGGGACGGCCGGGTGGGCGCGGCCCTGGCCGAATCGCCGGAGGTGGACGTGATCGCGCACGTGGGCGGCAGCCGCACCGGCAGCAGTATCGCCGCGGCCGCCGCGCGCACCGGGGCCAAGGCGCTCCTGGAGAACGGCGGCAACGACCCGCTGCTGGTCGACGCCGACGTGGATCCGGTGTGGGCCGCTGAGCAGGCGGCGCTCGGGGCGTTCGCCAATGCCGGGCAGATCTGTGTCTCGGTCGAGCGGCTCTACGTCCACCGCGACGTGGCGGAGGAATTTCTCGCCGCCCTCTGCGACCGGGCCGAGCGCTGGAACCTCGACCCGCAGCCACTGGTCGACGAGCGGCTGCGCGCCGAGGTGCACGCGCAGGTCCGCGAGGCGGTCGCCGACGGTGCGAAAGTCCTTGTGGGCGGGGAGATCCCGGAGGGCCCCGGCAGCGTCTACCCGGCGACGGTGCTCACCGGCTGCACGCCCGCGATGCGGGCGCTGTGCGAGGAGACCTTCGGTCCCGTCGCGCCCGTGCGGGTGGTGCCCGACTTCGACACCGGCCTGCGTGAGGCGTGCGACGGTGAATATGGTTTGGCGGCAACGGTTCTCACCGGCTCCCTGGAGCACGCGCAGCGGGCGTGGCGGTCGCTGCCGGTCGGCACGGTGAAGATCAACGCCGTCTTCGGCGGCGCACCCGGCGGCGCGGCGCACCCACGGCGCGCCTCCGGCTCCGGCTACGGCTACGGTCCGGAACTTCTCGACGAGATGACCACCACGAAGGTGGTCCACCTCGAGCCCCTCCCACCCCGGCAGTGA
- a CDS encoding phytoene/squalene synthase family protein, with amino-acid sequence MSPTVTLPNHPTDPRLRRSYRACRALNARHGRTFFLATRLLAPDQRPAVHALYGFARRADDILDDLTSAAAPDDRAARLNELAGHFRSRTADADPVLPAVLHTARRFRIPDVLFDSFLASMRMDLTVTDYPDRPALDRYIHGSAEVIGLQVLPVLGVAAPLEEAAPYAAALGKAFQLTNFLRDVNEDLARDRVYLPADELAGHGVDRDLLQWCQAHRRTDPRVRRALADQHARTREIYAYAGRGIDLLAPRSRPCVSAALTLYSEILDRIEDLDFDVFVHRARVSAARRAAVGLHGFVQARRLGTSPFARQRSDAGH; translated from the coding sequence ATGTCTCCCACCGTGACTCTGCCCAACCACCCCACGGATCCGCGGCTGCGCCGTTCCTATCGCGCCTGCCGCGCGCTCAACGCCCGCCACGGCAGAACCTTCTTCCTGGCGACCCGCCTGCTGGCGCCCGATCAGCGGCCCGCCGTGCATGCCCTGTACGGGTTCGCCCGCAGGGCCGACGATATCCTCGACGACCTCACCTCCGCCGCCGCCCCCGATGACCGCGCGGCGCGACTGAACGAGCTCGCCGGGCATTTCCGCAGCCGCACGGCGGACGCCGACCCGGTACTGCCCGCCGTCCTGCATACCGCGCGGAGGTTTCGGATTCCCGACGTGCTCTTCGACTCGTTCCTGGCCTCGATGCGCATGGACCTGACGGTCACCGACTACCCCGACCGGCCGGCGCTCGACCGGTATATCCATGGATCGGCCGAGGTGATCGGGTTACAGGTGCTGCCGGTGCTGGGCGTCGCGGCACCGCTCGAGGAGGCCGCGCCGTACGCCGCGGCGCTGGGAAAGGCGTTCCAGCTCACCAACTTCCTCCGTGACGTGAACGAGGATCTCGCCCGCGACCGGGTGTACCTGCCCGCCGATGAACTGGCCGGACACGGCGTGGACCGGGATCTACTGCAGTGGTGCCAGGCCCATCGGCGAACGGATCCGCGGGTCCGTCGCGCCCTTGCCGACCAGCACGCTCGCACCCGTGAAATCTATGCCTACGCCGGCCGGGGAATCGACTTGCTCGCGCCCCGGTCCCGGCCCTGCGTATCCGCGGCGCTGACGCTCTATTCCGAAATCCTCGATCGCATCGAGGATCTGGACTTCGACGTTTTCGTCCATCGCGCCCGCGTGAGTGCCGCGCGGCGCGCGGCCGTCGGTCTCCACGGATTCGTCCAGGCGCGGCGACTCGGAACGTCACCGTTCGCGCGACAGCGATCGGACGCGGGTCACTAG
- a CDS encoding SRPBCC family protein — MTEVETRIPVPPSAVFEVLADGWSYTNWVVGASHIRDVDREWPAPGARIHHSVGPWPLLVSDTTVVLAADPPHTLDLEARLWPFGAATIHLELTEVEDGVTEVRMAERATAGLGRFAPDPAQALLLRPRNNESLDRLAHLVLGKHRG; from the coding sequence ATGACCGAAGTCGAAACCCGGATACCGGTACCGCCGAGTGCGGTGTTCGAAGTGCTCGCCGACGGCTGGTCCTACACCAACTGGGTCGTGGGCGCGTCCCACATTCGCGATGTGGACCGCGAATGGCCCGCGCCGGGCGCGCGCATCCACCACAGCGTCGGGCCGTGGCCGCTGCTGGTCAGCGACACCACCGTCGTCCTGGCCGCCGACCCGCCGCACACCCTAGATCTGGAGGCGCGGCTGTGGCCGTTCGGCGCGGCGACCATTCACCTGGAGCTGACCGAGGTCGAGGACGGCGTCACCGAGGTCCGGATGGCCGAGCGCGCCACGGCGGGTCTGGGCCGGTTCGCCCCCGACCCGGCGCAGGCGCTGCTGCTGCGGCCGCGCAACAACGAATCACTGGACCGCCTCGCCCATCTCGTCCTCGGCAAGCACCGGGGCTGA